TGGTTTAGACCGTATTTTAAATAAATATCTGGACAAACCATTTACAGACGTTTTGGAAAAAGAACTTGTTGATCGTGGTGTTACTTTAGCTTTAGGTGAAAATGTTCAAGAATTCCAAGCGGATGCAAGCGGACATGTGAATAAAGTCATTACTCCTAGTCAAGAGTTTGATGCTGACATGGTGATTATGTGTGTTGGTTTCAGTCCAAACACAACATTGCTTAAAGATAAGGTAGATATGTTACCTAATGGTGCGATCGTAGTCGATAAATTTATGAGATCAAGCAATCCAGATATTCTTGCTGCTGGTGATAGTGCAGTTGTACACTATAATCCAAGCAATACAACAAATTATATTCCATTAGCAACAAATGCTGTTAGACAAGGAATGTTAGTTGGGTATAATTTAACAGAAGAAAAACTTTCTTATCGTGGGACACAAGGAACTTCTGGTTTATATTTATTTGGCTGGAAAATCGGCTCAACTGGTGTTACTCTAGAAAGTGCGAAAATGAACAATTTGGAGGTAGAAGCAACACAATTTGAAGATAACTATCGTCCAGAGTTCATGCCAACAACGGAAAATGTCATGATGGAATTAGTTTATGAAAAGGGCTCAAATCGTATTGTTGGAGGACAATTAATGTCTAAATACGATATTACTCAATCCGCTAATACGTTATCATTGGCAGTCCAAAATAAAATGACTGTAGAAGATCTAGCTTTATCTGATTTCTTCTTCCAGCCCCATTTTGACCGCCCATGGAACTACTTGAACTTATTAGCACAAGCGGCATTAAAAGATATAGCTGAAAAATAATGATAAAAAAACCTAGAGCTGAATTCAGACCTAGGTTTTTTTATGTGAATAAGTAGAATATTTTGCATTTTAAAGACTTTTTTGAGATGCTTAATGAGTAAACTTAAATGAGGTGTTGGAAAATGGAAATAAGAGAACGAGTAATGCGCTCTCTATATGCTTTGATTGGAGTGGCAA
The DNA window shown above is from Enterococcus sp. 12C11_DIV0727 and carries:
- a CDS encoding NADH oxidase, producing MKVVVVGCTHAGTAAVKSILTNHPNAEVTVYERNDNVSFLSCGIALYVGGVVKEADSLFYSSPEELASLGATVKMEHEVETIDVDHKTITAKDLNTGKVETKEYDKLVMTTGSWPIVPPIKGIDAENILLCKNFNQANVIIERAKDAKKVVVVGGGYIGIELVEAFVESGKDVTLIDGLDRILNKYLDKPFTDVLEKELVDRGVTLALGENVQEFQADASGHVNKVITPSQEFDADMVIMCVGFSPNTTLLKDKVDMLPNGAIVVDKFMRSSNPDILAAGDSAVVHYNPSNTTNYIPLATNAVRQGMLVGYNLTEEKLSYRGTQGTSGLYLFGWKIGSTGVTLESAKMNNLEVEATQFEDNYRPEFMPTTENVMMELVYEKGSNRIVGGQLMSKYDITQSANTLSLAVQNKMTVEDLALSDFFFQPHFDRPWNYLNLLAQAALKDIAEK